The following are encoded in a window of Oncorhynchus mykiss isolate Arlee chromosome Y, USDA_OmykA_1.1, whole genome shotgun sequence genomic DNA:
- the LOC110509926 gene encoding uncharacterized protein LOC110509926 isoform X1 gives MDFALFIRLCTLHYSSDYAPCTIHPPTMHPALFIRLCTLHYSSDYAPCTIHPTMHPALFIRLCTLHYSSTDYAPCTIHPPTMHPALFIRLCTLHYSSDYAPCTIHPPTMHPALFIHRLGTLHYSSTDYAPCTIHPTMHPALFIRLCTLHYSSDYAPCTIHPPTMHPALFIRLCTLHYSSDYAPCTIHLTMHPALFIHRLHPALFIHRLCTLHYSSTDYAPCTIHPPTMHPALFIHRLCTLHYSSTDYAPCTIHPPTMHPALIIHRLCTLHYSSTDYAPCTIHPPTMHPALFIHRLCTLHYSSTDYAPCTIHPPTMHPALFIHRLCTLHYSSQTII, from the coding sequence ATGGACTTTGCACTATTCATCCGACTATGCACCCTGCACTATTCATCCGACTATGCACCCTGCACTATTCATCCACCGACTATGCACCCTGCACTATTCATCCGACTATGCACCCTGCACTATTCATCCGACTATGCACCCTGCACTATTCATCCGACTATGCACCCTGCACTATTCATCCGACTATGCACCCTGCACTATTCATCCACCGACTATGCACCCTGCACTATTCATCCACCGACTATGCACCCTGCACTATTCATCCGACTATGCACCCTGCACTATTCATCCGACTATGCACCCTGCACTATTCATCCACCGACTATGCACCCTGCACTATTCATCCACCGACTAGGCACCCTGCACTATTCATCCACCGACTATGCACCCTGCACTATTCATCCGACTATGCACCCTGCACTATTCATCCGACTATGCACCCTGCACTATTCATCCGACTATGCACCCTGCACTATTCATCCACCGACTATGCACCCTGCACTATTCATCCGACTATGCACCCTGCACTATTCATCCGACTATGCACCCTGCACTATTCATCTGACTATGCACCCTGCACTATTCATCCACCGACTGCACCCTGCACTATTCATCCACCGACTATGCACCCTGCACTATTCATCCACCGACTATGCACCCTGCACTATTCATCCACCGACTATGCACCCTGCACTATTCATCCACCGACTATGCACCCTGCACTATTCATCCACCGACTATGCACCCTGCACTATTCATCCACCGACTATGCACCCTGCACTAATCATCCACCGACTATGCACCCTGCACTATTCATCCACCGACTATGCACCCTGCACTATTCATCCACCGACTATGCACCCTGCACTATTCATCCACCGACTATGCACCCTGCACTATTCATCCACCGACTATGCACCCTGCACTATTCATCCACCGACTATGCACCCTGCACTATTCATCCACCGACTATGCACCCTGCACTATTCATCCCAGACCATCATTTAG